One genomic window of Streptomyces sp. NBC_01276 includes the following:
- a CDS encoding sensor histidine kinase: MREWAGRALGARARLRWVHQILGGALLMPYLLVAQVGVGMAAGGVNAMNSIGLTLIAYAAALPLAAVTGLVGLVRPLSVAAVRAMCGVPGDTLAEGQARSWATRWRASAWWTLHLGVGAVVSGVSLAAPPMAVVLIVLPLSDTLRGSHLGMGRLSTTAGAFVAPVLGVGLLAGVVLCAAGAGAQLARLAPVLLGPTAADRLAAAEERAADLAVRNRLARELHDAVGHALSAVTLQAGAARRVLDSDPGFVREALAAIEDTTRRTVGELDAVLGLLRDGDPARADAAPAPTLAADLDGLLARSRAGGTAITAEQHPGPAGDWAQLPAIASREAYRIVQEGLSNALRHGAGPVALRIRVHTSDRHRELEITMTNPTAQSPTPRAGEERRTTGGRGLRGAAERAALLGGRVEAGPYDGGWRLRASLPLGLTPDGPDGGSPGGFAERSVRGSAGESPDGNVAVGRAVGRPPGARR, encoded by the coding sequence GTGCGGGAGTGGGCGGGGCGGGCGCTGGGAGCGCGGGCCCGGCTGCGGTGGGTGCACCAGATACTCGGCGGGGCTCTGCTGATGCCCTACCTCCTGGTCGCCCAGGTCGGGGTCGGCATGGCAGCCGGCGGGGTCAATGCGATGAACTCCATCGGGCTGACCCTGATCGCCTACGCCGCCGCCCTTCCGCTGGCCGCCGTCACCGGGCTGGTCGGGCTGGTGCGGCCGCTGTCGGTGGCCGCGGTGCGGGCCATGTGCGGGGTGCCGGGGGACACCCTGGCCGAGGGGCAGGCCCGGTCCTGGGCGACCCGGTGGCGGGCCTCCGCCTGGTGGACCCTGCACCTGGGGGTCGGCGCGGTGGTCAGCGGGGTGAGTCTCGCGGCGCCGCCCATGGCGGTCGTGCTGATCGTGCTGCCGCTCTCGGACACCCTGCGCGGATCCCACCTCGGGATGGGCCGGCTCAGTACGACGGCCGGGGCGTTCGTGGCCCCCGTGCTCGGGGTGGGGCTGCTGGCCGGGGTCGTCCTCTGCGCCGCCGGGGCGGGGGCGCAGCTGGCCCGGCTCGCGCCCGTGCTGCTGGGCCCGACCGCGGCGGACCGGCTGGCCGCCGCCGAGGAACGGGCGGCCGACCTCGCCGTGCGCAACCGGCTGGCCCGGGAGCTGCACGACGCGGTGGGACACGCCCTGAGCGCCGTCACCCTCCAGGCGGGCGCGGCCCGGCGGGTGCTCGACAGCGACCCCGGATTCGTCCGGGAGGCGCTCGCCGCGATCGAGGACACGACCCGGCGCACCGTGGGCGAGCTGGACGCCGTGCTCGGCCTGCTGCGCGACGGCGACCCGGCGCGGGCCGACGCGGCGCCCGCCCCGACCCTGGCGGCCGACCTCGACGGGCTGCTGGCCCGCAGCCGGGCGGGCGGCACCGCCATCACCGCCGAGCAGCACCCCGGGCCGGCCGGGGACTGGGCGCAGCTCCCGGCGATCGCCTCGCGCGAGGCGTACCGGATCGTCCAGGAGGGCCTCAGCAACGCCCTGCGCCACGGGGCGGGGCCGGTCGCCCTGCGGATCCGGGTCCACACGTCCGACCGTCACCGTGAACTGGAGATCACCATGACCAACCCGACGGCGCAGTCCCCCACCCCGCGTGCGGGGGAAGAACGGCGCACCACCGGCGGCCGCGGGCTGCGGGGCGCCGCCGAGCGGGCCGCGCTGCTCGGCGGCCGCGTCGAGGCCGGGCCGTACGACGGCGGGTGGCGCCTGAGGGCGTCCCTGCCGCTCGGCCTCACCCCCGACGGGCCGGACGGCGGCTCCCCCGGCGGGTTCGCCGAGAGATCCGTCCGGGGGTCCGCCGGGGAGTCCCCCGACGGGAACGTGGCCGTGGGGCGGGCCGTGGGCCGCCCCCCGGGGGCCCGGCGATGA
- a CDS encoding N-acetyltransferase family protein, producing MIRTALPTDIAAIAALHSRARATYYRGRVPEEEYSGAAELARSREGWARAVGRAESQGRVFCAERDGEVTGVAAYLTVGGETTLTQLHVDPAHWRRGTGAALHAACLDAWRRAGIERVRLEVYGHNLRAQAFYASHGWRPDPADTPSGTHRTLWLRVPRASGE from the coding sequence ATGATCAGGACCGCGCTCCCGACCGACATCGCCGCCATCGCCGCCCTGCACAGCCGGGCGCGCGCCACCTACTACCGGGGCCGCGTCCCGGAGGAGGAGTACAGCGGCGCGGCGGAACTGGCCCGGTCCCGCGAGGGCTGGGCCCGCGCGGTGGGCCGGGCGGAGTCGCAGGGCCGGGTGTTCTGCGCCGAACGGGACGGAGAGGTCACCGGCGTGGCCGCCTACCTCACCGTCGGCGGCGAGACCACCCTCACCCAGCTCCACGTCGACCCCGCCCACTGGCGCCGGGGCACCGGGGCCGCCCTGCACGCCGCCTGCCTCGACGCCTGGCGCCGGGCCGGGATCGAGCGGGTCCGCCTGGAGGTCTACGGGCACAACCTGCGCGCCCAGGCCTTCTACGCCTCCCACGGCTGGCGCCCCGACCCGGCGGACACCCCCTCCGGCACCCACCGCACCCTCTGGCTCCGGGTGCCCCGCGC
- a CDS encoding response regulator transcription factor: MSRPPLRVLIADDERMVRTALRVILDAEPDLEVVGEAASGAEAVGLVRSLAPDVVLMDVRMPEIDGIRATEQILATMAEPPRIVVVTTFENDAYVYDALRAGASGFLLKRADADELIGAVRLVARGDSLLFPAAVRALAAAHTAAAAAAAPVWASRLTEREADVLRLMASGLSNHEISEHLGVGPQTVKTHVAGVLAKTGSRDRTQAVIAAYEGGFIMRKG, encoded by the coding sequence ATGAGCCGGCCGCCGTTGCGCGTGCTGATCGCCGATGACGAGCGGATGGTCCGTACCGCCCTGCGCGTCATCCTCGACGCCGAACCCGATCTGGAGGTCGTCGGGGAGGCCGCCTCCGGAGCCGAGGCCGTCGGGCTGGTCCGTTCACTGGCGCCGGACGTGGTGCTGATGGACGTCCGGATGCCGGAGATCGACGGCATCCGGGCCACCGAGCAGATCCTCGCGACCATGGCCGAACCGCCCCGGATCGTGGTCGTCACCACCTTCGAGAACGACGCCTACGTCTACGACGCGCTGCGTGCGGGCGCCTCCGGGTTCCTGCTGAAGCGGGCCGACGCGGACGAGCTGATCGGCGCGGTCCGACTCGTCGCCCGGGGTGACTCGCTGCTCTTCCCGGCCGCCGTCCGCGCGCTGGCGGCGGCGCACACGGCCGCGGCCGCCGCCGCGGCCCCCGTCTGGGCCTCCCGGCTCACGGAGCGCGAGGCGGACGTCCTGCGCCTGATGGCCTCCGGCCTGTCGAACCACGAGATCAGCGAGCACCTGGGGGTGGGCCCGCAGACCGTCAAGACGCACGTGGCCGGCGTCCTGGCCAAGACCGGCTCCCGCGACCGCACCCAGGCGGTCATCGCCGCCTACGAGGGAGGCTTCATCATGAGGAAAGGCTGA
- a CDS encoding peptidoglycan D,D-transpeptidase FtsI family protein, giving the protein MNKTIRRASVFCLLLVLALLVRVTWVQAYQGQALADDKNNRRNLIGQYENPLGNIIVGGQAITGSTKTGGKDFGYKRTYVDGPLYAPITGYSSQAYGTTMLEGVYKNVLNGSDSRLKTVMDTLTNKRADPGNVLTTIDRDVQKATYDALQGKQGAAVAMDPATGEILAVVNNPSYDPGRITGANDAEAWKELSADQGKAMENVALRKPQAPGSTFKLVTLAAAIENGLVTNIDAPTGIAAPYTIPGTRTNLPSEAGDAACNNVSARTALKLSCNNVFAELASRLGQDKMRATAEKLGFNVQIDTPVRTNPASKYPTKKMSVDQVAQTGIGQFDVQATPLQISMVTAAIANGGKLVAPHMVSEVTDADGNVLESFKNPKSQEVMSARTASMLQDAMRTVASEGGGKPAQVAGAEVGGKTGTAQRGVDNNIPPLAWFTSYGKSGGKQIAVAVMIENSDTDRSEIGGGKLAAPIAQKMMAAWLKK; this is encoded by the coding sequence ATGAACAAGACGATCAGGCGTGCGTCGGTCTTCTGTCTGCTTCTGGTGCTGGCCCTTTTGGTGCGGGTCACCTGGGTGCAGGCATACCAAGGCCAGGCCCTCGCAGACGACAAGAACAACCGGCGCAACCTCATCGGGCAGTACGAGAACCCGTTGGGGAACATCATCGTGGGCGGGCAGGCCATCACCGGCTCCACGAAGACGGGCGGCAAGGACTTCGGGTACAAGAGGACGTACGTCGACGGCCCGCTCTACGCGCCGATCACCGGCTACAGCTCCCAGGCCTACGGCACCACGATGCTGGAGGGCGTCTACAAGAACGTCCTGAACGGCTCCGACAGCCGGCTCAAGACGGTCATGGACACGCTCACCAACAAGCGGGCCGATCCGGGCAACGTCCTGACGACCATCGACAGGGACGTCCAGAAGGCCACCTACGACGCCCTGCAGGGCAAGCAGGGTGCGGCCGTGGCCATGGACCCGGCGACGGGAGAGATCCTCGCCGTCGTCAACAACCCCTCGTACGACCCGGGCCGGATCACCGGAGCCAACGACGCGGAGGCCTGGAAGGAACTGTCGGCCGACCAGGGCAAGGCCATGGAGAACGTGGCGCTGCGCAAGCCGCAGGCCCCCGGTTCCACCTTCAAGCTGGTCACCCTCGCGGCGGCGATCGAGAACGGGCTGGTCACCAACATCGACGCGCCGACCGGCATCGCGGCCCCGTACACGATCCCGGGCACCCGCACGAACCTGCCCAGCGAGGCGGGCGACGCCGCCTGCAACAACGTCTCGGCGCGCACCGCCCTCAAGCTGTCCTGCAACAACGTCTTCGCCGAGCTGGCCTCCCGGCTGGGCCAGGACAAGATGCGCGCGACGGCCGAGAAGCTCGGGTTCAACGTCCAGATCGACACCCCGGTCCGCACCAACCCGGCGAGCAAGTACCCGACGAAGAAGATGTCCGTCGACCAGGTCGCGCAGACGGGTATCGGCCAGTTCGACGTGCAGGCCACGCCGCTCCAGATCTCCATGGTGACCGCCGCCATCGCGAACGGCGGCAAGCTCGTCGCGCCGCACATGGTCTCCGAGGTCACCGACGCCGACGGCAACGTCCTGGAGAGCTTCAAGAACCCGAAGTCGCAGGAGGTCATGAGCGCGAGGACCGCCTCGATGCTCCAGGACGCCATGCGCACGGTGGCCAGCGAAGGCGGCGGCAAGCCCGCCCAGGTGGCGGGCGCCGAGGTGGGCGGCAAGACGGGTACCGCCCAGCGCGGCGTGGACAACAACATCCCGCCGCTCGCCTGGTTCACCTCGTACGGCAAGTCGGGCGGCAAGCAGATCGCCGTGGCCGTGATGATCGAGAACTCGGACACCGACCGTTCCGAGATCGGCGGCGGCAAGCTGGCCGCGCCGATCGCCCAGAAGATGATGGCGGCCTGGCTGAAGAAGTGA